A segment of the Lolium perenne isolate Kyuss_39 chromosome 3, Kyuss_2.0, whole genome shotgun sequence genome:
TTTCCGGTAGTGTGCTTTCAGTCAGCAAAGTGAAGCCACAATAAGGCACGAATTAAGCAAAAATATACTACTAACAAGTGTTGTTCCCCTAACGGTTCCGGTGTATACTAACAAGTGTACCAATACAAACAAGGTAAGACTCCCAAGTTACAGAGCGACATGATGATGTAAATGTGGATATGGAGACACATATCTGACACTACACTAGGACAAGCTGATAGACGAGATAAGGGGTAAGGAAAGAATTAGCAAACCAAAAAAAAGTGCCGCAAAGTGAAGCCAGAAGATACAAACGCCAAGAGCCAGCCATAGGAATTGGCCACAGCATCTCCTGCTAACTGCATATCTATCTCCTCCCCCTTCCCTTCCCTACCTCCCTTTAatacctcctcttcctcctcctgctctTGGCCTCTCCCACACATCCCTCTCTTTCCCTCTCTGGATCTCTTCCTCAAGTGTGCTAGCTAGCTCGTCACAGGCTCACAGAGGCACCTAGAGATGAGCATGCTGAGCATGATGGTAATTTGTTGCTTCCTGTCTTTGCTTTTGGAAACTAGCTTCCTTTTCTTTGCACAAGTCCGAGTATGCAGGTATGGCAAGTTTGCGATTTTGCTTGCCTCGTGACCAGAATTTAAGCAAAATACAGGGCTAATTAAAGATCTCTCTGATCTTTGAAGAGCTCCACAAAAGGGAAAATTTTCACGGATCACGCCGTTTGTTtctttttcatgttataaacgagGAAAAGAACCTTCCCCATGATAGCATGGCCGGATCACCTTCCCGTTCTTGATTTGTTCCATACGTTTCGAGCTTGCGTTTGTTTAacttggatttcgtgtttgccTGTTCAGACCGATTTGAGCTGTGCGACCGGAGCTTCCGGCGCGAATGATCAGCAGCTGGCAGTTCCGGCTGCGGAGGGCTCGGCGTCGGCGGCGGGAAGCGAGAGGATGGCGGGAAGGGGCAGGATCGAGATCAAGCGCATCGAGAACACCACCAACCGGCAGGTCACCTTCTGCAAGCGTCGCAACGGCCTCCTCAAGAAGGCATACGAGCTCTCGGTGCTCTGCGAGGCCGAGGTCGccctcatcgtcttctccggccgaGGTCGCCTCTACGAGTACTCCAACAACAGGTGACCACCAATTGTGAACAACTCACGTTGcaactctctctccctctctctctctattcATATAGGATACACTTGTATTTTTATATTTATTATTTTTAGCACCAGGAAGGGCATGCTTATGCATAGCATATCACACACACATACCTTGGATCCTACTACTACTGCCATAGATACACAACACATGCTGAATTGCTGAGTGTTCTTTTCTTCCTTCTTCTGAGTTTCCATGTCCAAATTGGAGCAAGTTTGCTCCTAGCTTTCTTGGGGCAAAGAGTTGGGAAGGTCAAATGGGAGCTGCATCTTTTGTTACCACTTCCTTCCGTTATtaactgtcttgtttattttggtgTTCCTGAGGGGGGAAAGAAATTGCAACGGTTTCTTTTGTGTATGTATGCAGCTAGCTTGCATGCTTGCCGTGGTTTCCTTTGCTGCTTTCCTCTCTGCTCCGTGTGAGGTGAGCTAGATGTTTAGATAGATCTAGCACAGTGCTTGCTCTGTGTGGTATGTGTACATGCCCTGCCCTGCCCTGGCTCTTTCTCTTTCCTGTGAGTGTGGGTGAGCTTGGTGGTCCTGCCCTTTCTTTGCTCCATTTATGATCCTCTCGGCCTTTCCTTTCTCCACTCACTCGCTCTATGTGTGTCCTCTGTCCTCTCCCTCtctagagagaggtagagaggagGGTGAGCTTTTCAGTAGATCTCTCACACCTCATGATGCAAATCAAACTTGTATATTTCAACAAAGAATACAAGGCATCCATGGGCTCCCTTGTTCCTCTTTCCCTTTTGTAGCTTTGCTTGTGTGTACAGAGAAGCAGATCTAGCTAGGATTTTTGTTTCTTTGCTCGTGGATGCTAGTAGTACATGTATGATGTGTGTCCATGTACGTGTCTCTGTTAGTGTATGCGTGTCTGATGAGGTAATAAAGTACTCTAGTAGTTTGTTTTGCATCATCTCTTGTTCTTCCCAAATTCCAGCCAATGAGTTGCTAGGGTTAGGGCTTCATAGCATGAGCCTTTTCCTTCCAATCTATCTCGGGAGAAGTTGATGATGCCTGGCACCATCATTGTAGCACTGTATACTTTCTATCAAGGTTATTATTTTCCTACAATTTCTTACAGTTGACAGATCTTTAATAATCCAAATTAAAGAATAGTATTGTAGATATTCTTTATTTTATGACCCAAAACTGAAATGATGCCATTTAATTTTTTTATAACAAACCTTAAATTAGATCACCAAATTACAGCTTTTTTATTGTAAAACCTAAGTATGTGCTAAAATATGATTATGGGTGTAATATATCCTTTCTAACAAAATAATTTATTACACCACTAATTTTATTTTTCAGCGATGCAAGCAAACTGCCAATGCTAATGCATAAAATCTGACGATTAATGGACAGCAATGCAACCAAGTCAGTATTACATACAAATAAAGTATGTAAGGAAACAAGATTAATTAGCTGAACAAATTCATGTTGCCCTAATGTGCAAGAAAATGGAAAATGATACAAAATGGAGTAACTAGGTATGCAATAGAGACCATGGGAAAAAATTATACAAAATAGGAAAAATATAATCATCTTTAGAATTCTCAAGATAACTTAGTATTGTGTGGAGTATTGCAACCTCTGTTCGCTAATACAAAACGTTTTGACAGGCTAAATTAGTTAGCCAAAATGTAATTATAATAGCCAATGGGCACATATGGAGTCAATGTTTATCCCCAAAAGGCGGGAAGCCCATACATTTGTGTTGCTGAACATGGTAAAGAAAGACCTCTCTGCCATTGAGGGACACGTGGCCATGCAGCAACTGTCACAATGGATGAAAAATAAACACGATAAAAAAAATCACATGTCCTCTTGCTGATGTGTGTACCCTGTAGACTTGGTGCTGTGGGGCCAGCCAGCCAATGTCATGGGCAGAGGTAGTACTGTGCTGGGCCTGCCCGGTGCATTGGGAGTGAGGAAAGCCGGTGACCTGGTCAGAATGGTTAAGGACCTGGGAAGGAGCTAGTGGGTAAAAGTTTGTGTTGTGTTCCTGCCCCTGTTTGTCCATTGGATAAACCGAGCAAACCTGCTGCTTCTTGCCCAATCATCTGAAATCCTGTGCCGGCTTGTCACCAGATGGCCAGCCAATAGCATCCTCGAGGATGCTAAGGTTTCATCTCTTTGGTGAGTGAAACATCTGAACTGTAGTATTTCACCAGTAGCACCTACCTAGCTTACCTACTGCGATGGCTTTCTTTGTGACTTTACATCCTTGTGATTTTACATGCTGATGTCCTCAATTTCTTTTCTGACTTAATAGATGTCGATCTGTTGGTTATTGTATGCGGAGATTTGCTTTGTTTTGTGTGTCCGAATACAAGAGAGTTCAGAAAGATGTGGTGACAAGACATGAGCTAGCAGTCAAGTCTACAGTAGCTTGAGCAGAAATCTCTGAAAATATCTTTTGGAAACTTTATGGGACATATTGGTGTGCAGTGATTACTAACTAGGTAGCGTACTGCATCTATCTATTATGTTTCTAAGCAGGAAATGATAATATCCATGTTTTAAAAAAATCTGCTGGTTATTAGTGGTCTGATTCACCATGTAGGTTAAGTTTGCTGGAATAGTATAACCCCTACAAGTATTAGGTAATTTGGTGCAAGATTTCCTTCACATATGATAGGTACATATGCTTGTAATTTCAAATTTTTCATTAATTACACCAAGTGCCGAGAAGTTGATTGATAGTTGTTTGTCTGAACGTTCAACATAAGCTATCTCTTGTTCTTATTCCCATAAATTTGAGGCCCATTTTTATTGAGAACATTTGAGATTTTACCCAGCAAAAGCTTCTGTTCAACAAGCTTAATAATTTTATTGAAACTTGAGGTAGCGGTCAAGAGAGTTCAGAAAGATGTGGTGACAAGACATGAGCTAGCAGTCAAGTCTACAGTTGCATGAGCAAAAGATTTCGGAAAGTATCTTATTGAAACTTTATCGGATATGTTTGGTGTGCAGTGATCACTACCTAGGTAGCTTACTGCATCTACCTATTTTTTTTTAGCTTGGAAATAATTTTCCCTGGTTTTTAAAGTTTTTGCTAGTTTTATTACTGGTCTGATTCACCATTTGGGAAATGTTTTGGTGGAATAATGCAACCCTGGCAAGTATATTAGTTAATTTTCTGTAAGCTTTTTCTTTACATATGATGAGCACCAATATGCTtttaattcaaaaaaaatcattaATTGCGTTAAGTGCTGAGAGGTTGATTGTAGTGGAGATTGTGTTTGTTTGGACATTCGACATAAGCTATCTCTTGTTATACCCGTAACTTTGTAGGCTCATTTTTCTCCAGAACATTGGAGATTTACCCAGCAAAAGCttctgttcaacaagcataataaTGCACTTTTTTTTGAGTCTCTGAAAGTACTACAGTCATACTGTATGCAGCAAATACGTAGGTTTGTTCCTTATTTTTCTGTTTGTAGAAACACTAGTATTAATGTGAGCCAACTATATGGTGTTTTCGATCCATCTGAGAGTCAAGATGATAACGTTGTTAGTTAACAGCAAGTGAAGTATGGAAGAGAAACATGTCCATTCTTTGATTCAGTAACGTTAACATCAGAGCGTCGGCAACTAATAACTAATTAAGTCACCAATACTAAAATATATCCACAAAATTTGAAATAAACTGCTCTAGAATTAAGAGTGCCATCTTCATCCTTAAATAGTTCTAAATAATTGATACATTTTATTATGCTTATCGTAATATATGGGCCTGAGTTTTTGTAGCCATTATACTTTGTTTCAAAACCCTCTTTTACAATATCAGCTGTAGGTTTTGCTGATCTTCATATTTTTTAAGGGGTTCTTGGGGCACATATAACATGTGGATACATTTTGATTGAATATAAGTAAATGATCACATTTCAAGCTGCAAATCATTTTCATAGACGAAAAAGAGCTTATGAGTGTGTAACTGAGTCACCAATGGTTTCATTATATCATGCCACATCATCCAATGCAAATATCAGTACAATTTGTGTGCTGCACACACTGCACAATTGCACATAGTTAAGTACTCTCTTGTATGTGCATGTAACATCGTATGGGCGATGACAGGCAAAAGCTCATCGGAAAGGGAAACTACTGTTGTATCTAGACAGGATGTAGCTCTTGAAACTTGGTTAGTTCACGGTTCACTGTAGAAACTTGTGATAGCACAAGCTTCGGACCAATGTGCCACAGTATGGTCTTAGTGCAGAGTACAACTTCTACTGTAGCACATCCTGCGTATGCCTTAAGGAGCTAGGTGAATTGTTCCTGTCAGATAACCTTGGGAAACTAGTTTGACTAGCTGGGTGCTTGAGGCCTTCTGTTAGACCCATTTTATTTCTGTAAATAATTGTAAATCTGCATAAATTATCAGAAAAAACAATGCTATTTTTCGCCATGTCATATGAGTTTTCAATGGTAGTATGACTATATATATATAGAATATAGTATAATAGTTTCTGGTAATGCTGCAGTTTTTACTGCTGAATTCTGTAATTTGCTTCAGAGGGCATGTGCTAATCCCCCATAGTGAATATTTGCAGTGTGAAGGCCACCATTGAAAGGTACAAAAAGGCCAACAGTGACACCTCCAATTCTGGCACGGTTGCAGAAGTCAATGCCCAGGTAACATCATGTCATTCTTTCACTCTACATCAAATGCTTGAATTGACTGCCAGGATATGTGATCAGCCGAGTCAATTCAGAAGTGTGTAGTAGTTGAGGATACAATCATTAAATGCATGTACTTACATTCCATGCTACTGTTCAGCAAATGGAAACTTGATTTCTCTGAGCAAAATCTtgtgacaagatatcctgagatgAGAGTCATGCATGGATATTACACAACGGGCATTGCAATGGAACAGTCACCTAACTCTACAAGGATCCTCTGTTTTGTCCAGTGGATCATGCATGATATTGTCCAGTGGATTGGTATCATAATTTCATGCTAGATATACACAGGAATGGCTATATGTTTCTTAAGCAAACTGAATAAATTTCTGAAATAGGCTATAGCTGTTTGAACTAGCATCACTAACAATGTTTTCCTGGCTCCAGATGAAATACAAATTAAAACTGAGATAAATGATGAATTAAGAGAGTTATCATCTGAACTTATGTCTGCATGTGATCAATGAATTCGTTGATTGACACCAGTTATTCTTTAGCTTAATTAGACTGCAACGGAAATTTTCTGAGTGTATACCTGCAGACTACAGGGTGCACTGCTTAATTTGAAAATCTTACCTACAGAAATTCATACAATAAAATCTGATAAATTTCAAGCTTATGTTTTGGGTACATATTAACACACACGAAAAAGAAAAATTTAGTGCACACATGAAACACTCAGATCCCTGTAACTGAGATTTCAGTAAATATATTTGGTGTCGACTAGCTTATTAATTTTCAAATTGTCATTTAAAATATCTATTATATTGGAAAATACATAGGTGATAATTGAAGAATGCTCTCTCACATATTCATATGGCAAACTTGCAGTACTACCAGCAGGAGTCCTCCAAACTGCGTCAGCAGATCAGTAGCTTGCAGAACTCAAACAGGTAAACATCTGTCAAGTCATACCATGATCCATATGATAGTACTATCTCTGTCCATCTTTTGATGTCAAAAATTTATCTAAAttcgaatgtatctagacacactttagtgcatagatacatccgaatttaggCGAACCATCGTGCATCTATTAATGGACGGTGTACCTCACAAATAAATTAATTGTTTTATATCTAACTTGTCTAAAAAATTCAGTAGGTCATTAGTGAGAGATTCTGTGAGCACCATGACCCCGAGGGATCTTAAGCAGCTAGAAGGCAGGCTGGAGAAAGGCATAGCCAAGATAAGAGCTAGAAAGGTAGGGTGCCACTAGAATCTGTGGTAGAATGTGTTTAGCACTATAGTAACTGAATAAACAATTTTATGTCTCTGAACTTTGAACTATTACAGCAATGCTCACAGACTAAAGATTACATGTATTTCTAAGTCTACTACTGTTGTTATATTTGTTCCGTCAGTTAGTGGCTCATCTAATGAACAATGCATTCATGCAGAATGAGCTGATGTATGCTGAAGTTGAGTATATGCAGAAGAGGGTAAGTATAGCAATATTATCACTATAGGCTATAGCAGTGCATTCCTCTACCGACAGTGATTCTGTTTATTTTCTCAACACGAAATTACAGCAAGCATATTTAAAAAAATTGTAGGAAATGGAGCTACATAATGACAACATCTACCTGAGGAGCAAGGTACATTAATTTCGTATGGCTTGCTAGTTCATCGACCATGACTGGCATTCTGGCAACATATATTGCCATCATCTATATTTTTTTAGTTACGATCACTGAGACTGGGAGAGGATTATTTTCCGCAGGTTACTGAGAATGAGAGAGGGCAACAGCCCATGAACATGATGGGCTCCGCGTCGACGAGTAGCGAATACGATCACATGGCCCCGTACGATTCCAGAAACTTTCTGCAGAACATGATGCAGCAGCAGCATCAGCAGCAGCACTACTCGCATCAGATGCAGCCAACTGCCCTTCAGCTCGGGTAAGCAGATCTCCTGATTATCTACATATGCTTATGATATGTAGAATTTCAGACTGAAGAGAATGTAAGTTACTCAATTGTGCAGTGTTAACTCAGTCTTGCTGTGTTTCTTCCCACTCTGCAGCCAGCAGTCCTTCAACTAGTTTTGGTCAAGAGTCCAGACACACTATGTCCACAGACTAGGTAAAATTTGATACCAAGCAGTCAAGCACTCATCTTGACCTAATTAAGCACAAATCTTAACTAATCCAGTATTGCACCCCTCCACCTTGCAGCTGAAACCTGAAGGTCTCCATGTGCCTGCAGCGGTCGCCCCGCGTATGCATGTGGCTGTTATTCTGTAGCTCTACGTATGGTTGTATGACATTAGTAATCACTAGCATTGTTGATCAGGTGCATGTGGTACTTGTAATATATATCTGCATTTTCTCATGAGCACGAGGTGCTGCTAGTGCTAGTTTGTTGGTCACCACAATATATCGACTTTGGCATGCACACCATCGTGTTGTATCTATATATATCTTCCCCGGGTATGAAATAATTATCAGCGATTTGATGTGTGTAcaaattttttttttcgaaatggggaatatgaccccggcttctgcatcatgatgatgcacacggccttttattaataGAGTATCAATACAAGGTTAAAACAATTCAGGCATCGCCTaggattgatacaagaatcaaccagcgaaaGAAAACAAGAGAAAACGGACTACACTTCATTGTAACCGTCTATTGTGACGCCAGCCAGccaggcacaagatatcctgagcgaccatctggagccgtgtgcatccagtagccatagcatcccgctgtcCTCACAACTGGACCCAGtgtgacaccatatggataacctgcaaaaagtgaaAGGAAGTTTTcttgttaaaaataatatcattcctTGTCCTCCAGATAGACCAACATAAGGCAGAGACCCCAATACGGATGAAAGCCTTTGATTGTCTATCAACTCCAtgcaaccaattaccaaacatattggtaatatTGGATGGAGGTGGGAGAGCAAAAGTAAAATTGATCGTACGCCAAAGAATTTTAGCTAAAGGACAAGTGATGAACAAATGTTCAATAGTCTCCTGTTCGCCACaaaaaacacattttgtacaACCGTTCCATCTTCTTTTGGCTAAATTATCCTTAGTAAGTAGAACTTTATTGCTTAagaaccacataaatatttttatctTTAGGGGAACTTTAACTTTCCAAAGGTATTTTCTTAAGAAAGGGGTATGGTCATTCATGagatcctcatacatagatttcACGGTAAACACACCATTTGTTGTCAATTTCCAAACAAATTGGTCTTTCTCATCAGTTAAATTAATCCTCATAAGTTTCCTGCATAATTGTAACCATAGAGACCATTTATTTCCCAACAACAACCTTCTGAAACTGATATTCATAGGTGTTTGGGCTAACACATGAGCTACTGTTATATTCTTATGATGCACAATACTATATAAGGATGGATATTGTTGAGCTAATGGTGTATTTCCTAACCATGTATCTTCCCAAAAACGGATATGAATACCATTACCGATCTTAAAAAAACCTCTGCTAAAAAAATCCTCTTTAACCCTCATCAATCCCTTCCAAAAGGGAGAGTCTGTAGGTTTAGCTTGTACCTCACATAAGGTCTTTTGTCTTAGGTATTTGTTGTGCAGTAGTTCTTGCCATACCCCATCCTCGCTAAGAAGTTTATAAAGCCACTTActcaataaacatctatttttcaattcaataaCCTCGATACCAAGACCCCCTTGATCCTTAGGTCTGCATACGATATTCCACTTGGTGAGcctatattttcttttgttttcctcAGATTGCCAGAAGAAACGAGACATATAAAAATCCAGTCTTTTCCTTACCCCAACGGGTatttctaggaaagacaacatgaACATCGGTAAGCTAGTTAACACTGAATTGATAAGGACTAGTCTGTCACCATAGGACAATAATCGGCCCTTCCAGCATCCCAATTTGCTCTCAAATCGGGTCTCCACTGGATACCAATCAGATATTCTAAGCTTTCTAAAGTGGATAGGAATACCTAAATATTTAAAAGGTAGAGACCCAGCGtcacatccaaagatctgttTATACTGGTCCACTTCCTCCTTTGCCTtcccaaaacaaaaaatctcgcTCTTGTGAAAATTGATTTTAAGCCCGGATAGCTCTTCGAAAAGGCATAGAATCAGTTTCATATTTACTGCTTTTTGTAAATCATGTTCCAAGAAAAGGATAGTATCATCCGCATACTGTAGGATAGAGATCCCCCCTTCAACAAGGTGAGGAATGAGTCCACCTACTTGACCGTCATTTTCTGCTCTCTCAATTAAGATAGCAAGCATGTCCACCACAATATTAAATAGAATAGGTGACAAAGGATCACCTTGTCTCAGCCCTTTTTTAGtttggaaataatgaccaatgtcatcatttaccTTAACTCCTACACTACCCCCTTGGACATATTGATTGATCATCCTACACCATTCAGGGGCAAACCCCTTCATCCTCAAAGTCTGTTGTAGAAATGACCATTTCactttatcatatgccttttcgaAATCAATCTTGAATAAAACCCCATCTAATTTCTTATTATGTAACTCATGAATAGTTTCATGTAGAATGACCACCCCTTCTAAAATATTTCTGCCAGGCATAAAAGCGGATTGAGTTGGTCTTATAACTCGTGGTGCAATTCCCGTAATCCGATTTGTACCAGCTTTGGTAAAGATTTTGAAACACACATTCAAAAGAcagataggtctatattgttgtattTGCACCGCATCCTCTTTCTTCGGTAATAAAGTTATGACGCCGAAATTCAATTTGTAAAGAGGCAAATCCCCAATACTAAATTGATTGAACAACGCCATCAAATCATCTTTTATTACTTCCCAAAATTTCTGATAAAACTCAGCTGGGAAGCCATCAGGCCCTGGCGCTTTATTACCCTCCATCTAAAAAAGTGCATCGTGAACCTCCTCCTCAGAAAAAGAAGCTGTCAAGATCGCGTTCTCGACAGTCGATATCTGAGGAATATCCTGCACCTCTTCCTCAACCAAGGAGATGTTATTAGATATTGGAGCCCCAAAAAGTTTTTTATAAAACTCCGTAATGTATACTTTCAAATTATCTTCCCCAACAATAGTTCCCTCCTGTTGTTCTAATTGAAAAATTTTCTTTCTCCTGTGCTTCCCATTTGCAATCAAATGAAAGTATCTCGTATTGCTCCCCCCTTCCTGTATATGCTTAACCTTAGCTCGCTGCGCCCACTTAGCCTCTTCCTCTCTTCGCAATCTATTCAGTTTCTCATTTGCATCTTTAAGCGATTCTCTCTCTACCGTCGATAAACTGTTTGTTTCGGCCTTCAAATCTAACCCATCGATAATACATATTAACCTATCCCTTTCTTTTTTATATTGCCCACTTTGGTTCTTTGCCCATCCTTTAAGGAATCTTCTGATATGCCTCAATTTATTCAACCATACATCCATTGGGTTTAAACCCACTAATACCGACTTCCACTCCTTTGCAATCATATCAAAGAATCCTTCTTGTCGCAGCCAATGCAACTCAAAGGAGAACTTTGGTTTATTACCCAAGTGTGCTTTCACCCCTGAGTCAATAAGAATCGGAGTATGGTCAGATTCCGCTCTTGTCAATGCCCGCACAGTGACAAGGGGGAATTTTTGTTCCCAAGAAATAGAGGCAAGCACTCTATCCAATTTCTCATATGTTGGTACCTCCCTACGATTTGCCCACGTAAACTGTCTTCCCGAAAGAACAATTTCACGCAGGTTCAAATGCTCAATAATGGCATTAAAAACAAAAGGCCAACGAGCGTTAAAATTATCATTATTTTTTTCATCACGTTTTCGAATGATGTTGAAATCACCACCTACCAACATAGGTAATGTTTCAGTCTCACATACGCGCTAATTCCGCTAAAAACTCAGCCTTATGTGCatcttgggcagccccatagacAGGCACAAGAATCCATTCGAAACCATCCCTTTTACACTTAATATGCAATTTAACACAAAAATCTCCAGTACTCACTTTGAGCACTTCTAGCGTGTCCGAATTAATACCAACTAAAATGCCCCCAGATCGACCATGTGGTGGTAGACAGAACCAGGAGTAGCTATATCCCGCAGCCAACTGATTTAAAAAAGGGATAGAGAAATTAGACCTTCCAGTCTCCAATAAAGCTACAAAGTCTAATTTGTGTTCCCTAATCTCCTCTTTTACAAACAGGTGCTTAGCAGTATCCCCAAAACCCCCAGGATTCCAGTTTATACCTTTAATATTCTGCATCATGAAAATTGCCGCTTAATTCTTCTCCTTGTACTTTTACGAATATTTGTAGTATCATAGACTTTCCTGACCGTAGACCTCTTTTCCTTAATCACCGGATCTAGATGTTCCAAATGATCATCTAAATCCAGTGGGATGCAATCATCCTCCGCCAGGTCACTACATAAGGTAGAAACTTTAGACATAACAAGATTTGATGGATCATCCTCCTTATTTATATATTCATCTATATTTTTTTGTAGCATAGTTAATATCCGTTCCTCTTCTAACAATTTAATTCCTCTAATCGATTTTACTACCTCTCCTTCAGAATGTCCTAAAGAAATCCCCAACCGTTCCGCCTTATGCATAATCTCATCATCTGGCATATTGACAATAGAAAGTTTAGAAGATAGAGACTTACCTACACCCGAGGCATCCCTCGACTGTGCAATCCT
Coding sequences within it:
- the LOC127341807 gene encoding MADS-box transcription factor 3 isoform X1, with the translated sequence MSMLSMMTDLSCATGASGANDQQLAVPAAEGSASAAGSERMAGRGRIEIKRIENTTNRQVTFCKRRNGLLKKAYELSVLCEAEVALIVFSGRGRLYEYSNNSVKATIERYKKANSDTSNSGTVAEVNAQYYQQESSKLRQQISSLQNSNSRSLVRDSVSTMTPRDLKQLEGRLEKGIAKIRARKNELMYAEVEYMQKREMELHNDNIYLRSKVTENERGQQPMNMMGSASTSSEYDHMAPYDSRNFLQNMMQQQHQQQHYSHQMQPTALQLGQQSFN
- the LOC127341807 gene encoding MADS-box transcription factor 3 isoform X2 is translated as MSMLSMMTDLSCATGASGANDQQLAVPAAEGSASAAGSERMAGRGRIEIKRIENTTNRQVTFCKRRNGLLKKAYELSVLCEAEVALIVFSGRGRLYEYSNNSVKATIERYKKANSDTSNSGTVAEVNAQYYQQESSKLRQQISSLQNSNRSLVRDSVSTMTPRDLKQLEGRLEKGIAKIRARKNELMYAEVEYMQKREMELHNDNIYLRSKVTENERGQQPMNMMGSASTSSEYDHMAPYDSRNFLQNMMQQQHQQQHYSHQMQPTALQLGQQSFN